From a region of the Triticum aestivum cultivar Chinese Spring chromosome 7D, IWGSC CS RefSeq v2.1, whole genome shotgun sequence genome:
- the LOC123171058 gene encoding uncharacterized protein YciO, with translation MENEIGITWGINSRRPGTRSWRQELAALAMATTANPTTDLFSRLSFRRAVSPSPLRLPSLPTPTPRISVAIVALHKRNPKRLKYDSQRQFTRGDGGMLRVQVEPSGEDFWKLDPVVDLINSGAVGVIPTDTVYSIVCDLSNNDSIERLRRIKGIVNSKPLSILCRSLRDIDTYTTGFPLGTNQGQANIFRAVKRILPGPYTFILPATKELPKQCIKHGSSTRYAKRRQVGVRMPDDPICQAILQNLEEPLICTSVKYLAEDEWILDPVTIADIYEPLGLDFIVDGGARIADPSTVVDMTGSYPTIIRQGKGAKLDWMVTGTDQEAQSTYSRKAA, from the exons atggaaaatgaaatcggGATAACGTGGGGAATAAACAGTCGACGGCCAGGGACCCGATCCTGGCGCCAAGAGCTCGCCGCCCTTGCAATGGCGACCACCGCCAACCCCACCACCGACCTCTTCTCGCGCCTCTCCTTTCGCCGCGCCGTCTCCCCCTCCCCACTCCGCCTCCCCTCCCTGCCGACCCCTACGCCGCGCATCTCCGTCGCCATCGTCGCCCTCCACAAGCGCAACCCCAAGCGCCTCAAGTACGACTCCCAGCGCCAGTTCACG AGAGGGGATGGCGGGATGCTGCGGGTGCAGGTGGAACCCTCCGGCGAGGACTTCTGGAAGCTGGACCCCGTCGTCGACCTCATCAACAGCGGCGCCGTCGGCGTCATCCCAACCGACACCGT CTACTCCATTGTTTGTGATCTGAGTAACAATGACTCTATTGAGCGCCTCCGCAG AATTAAAGGCATTGTAAATTCAAAG CCTCTCAGCATCTTGTGCCGCTCGTTGCGAGATATTGATACCTACACAACAGGATTTCCTCTAGGTACCAACCAAGGGCAAGCTAACATTTTCCGTGCTGTCAAGCGTATATTACCAGGACCT TACACCTTTATTCTACCTGCGACTAAGGAATTGCCCAAGCAATGCATCAAGCATGGGTCATCTACTAGATACGCAAAAAGGAGGCAGGTTGGTGTTCGAATGCCAGATGATCCCATATGTCAAGCAATACTGCAAAATCTGGAAGAACCGTTGATCTGCACAAG TGTCAAATATCTGGCAGAGGATGAATGGATACTTGACCCAGTAACCATTGCCGATATTTATGAGCCACTG GGACTCGATTtcatcgttgatggtggtgctAGAATTGCTGATCCATCTACTGTCGTTGACATGACTGGAAGTTATCCTACCATTATTCGCCAGGGAAAG GGTGCGAAGCTTGATTGGATGGTAACAGGCACAGACCAAGAGGCACAGTCAACCTATTCTCGTAAAGCAGCTTGA